The following is a genomic window from Bubalus bubalis isolate 160015118507 breed Murrah chromosome 6, NDDB_SH_1, whole genome shotgun sequence.
caggcagattctttaccagctgagctactagggaagccccaaagtccTTGCTATCAATTCCTTATGTTAAATtctgaaaaaggaatgaaactctTAAGTATAAAATTTCAACAGCTTCTTTCACAGCATACTCACTATATGATAAATgccaagatttcttttttgtctttctcctccCACTAAGTAAAAGCTACATGAAGGCAATAAGATGCCAGCTATATTATTCCATTTGATTCTCGTAACCCATAGGGAAGGCAATATTAtcagttccattttacagatggagaaatagaagTTGAGAAGAGTTAAGTAACTCACTTACATCATACCCCTGGAAAGTGGTGAGCTGGAAGGTGAAGCTAGGCAGTCTGATAAGAGCCCTCCTGCCAAACCGCAGAACTGCACTGCCTCCCCAGTTgagaatgaaacaaatgaactagTGTGGCTGGGAGCACCATTCTTGCATCCCTGAAAGGATTCAAGAACCAATGCTAGCCCAGTGGAGAGAAGGCAGGATGGAGGGCTCTCATGCCTCTCTTAATGCAAACAGGGCAGagaggaagaacagagagagaagtaTCCGTGGCAAAGGTTTTGGCCTGCGTGAGGGGCCTGAAAGGTCAAGCAGTTGTATGCTATGAATGCTAAGTTgtttcggttgtgtccgactctttgtgagtccatggccTGGGACccacggggctcctctgtccaagggattttccaggcaagaatactagagtgggtagccatttcctcctccaggggctcttccggacccagggatcgaacccatgtctcttacatctcctgcactggcaggtgggttttttaccactaacaatacctgggaagccaaagcaGTTGATGAAGTTGCATTTATAAAATGGTTGTTAAAAGTCACACAGACGCAAGCCTACTTATATCTCTAGGTTTGGGCTGGGAAAGGGAAGCCGAGGGGAAAATTACTGAACTACTTCCACAGTTTCTCAGTTGTAAGGAATAAGTTCACAAGAGGAAGATCACACATTTTGGAGAAGAAATTGGCTCCCATTTGCCTGAAATGAGGAGGTCTAGGACTGGAGGGCCATCCTGCTCCAAGCAAGCTGGATGCAGCATCAGGACGTCAACCACTAAGAGCAATTTCAGAAGGCGTTTGCCCTTTTCTCTTCAGGAAGTTGCTTCTAGAGGAGgcctaacctgccaggctctctgtcttaCTCTGACCACTGCTCAGTCATGATTGAGCAGAGAGCTTCCTCTCTACAGCCCCTCCTTGCCATCCATCCCACTTCTCCTTCCcattcatccccttctctcccccaACCTACTATTCCTCCCCAACAACTCTTCCTCCTCACCTGGATGTTCCTTTTGATGATGTCCCTGGTCAGCTGTACCTTGCCTGTGCTGGGGTCCACCCCAGCCAGCGGCACCATGACCTCCCCAATGACGTCATCCCTGGAGAAGCGGTCAAAGCTGAGGACGAGGAAGTGCAGGACCAGGTCTTGTAGCTGGCTGTACGGGATGCCATAGAAGGTGAAGGTTTCATCAAACACAGGGTCCAGGGTCTTCCGCAGCACCCTGGTCTTCACCCGATGCCGTTTGTCGGGAAGGATGGTCATTTTGATGTAGGGGTCAGAGCCCTGGGTCTGGTCATCCATCACGGGCAGCCCATGAGCCTCCTGGATTGTCACCACCAGGGCTTTTTTCGGGAAGTTATAGTCCACTGAGAAGGTGAGAGATCCTAGCATGACATCCTCCTCTGGAGATGATGGAGAAGTGGTTTTGCTCTCCCCAGGGGTCAGGCTTGCAATGGGGCTCCTCAGTTCTTCCCCATAGTCCACTTTGATGGGCAATTGGTCTACACAAGATCCAGAGCTAGGTCCCTTAGGACTCTTGTCTTGGCCCAGCAGGCCAGCCTCTGCTGCATCTACCAACAGGTTCCCGCGTCCACCTTCCCTCCCGGGGCCATCTTTGTCTCTCCGCACTTTGATGATTTTCTTCTTGTTGCTGAGGGTTTCTGGGTATATGCTGATGCCTTTGAGCATATGTATGAACTTGTATGGTGGGTTCTTGTGCTTCTTCTCTGCCTGCTGGTGGCAGCATGTCCAGACAAAAACGGTCACTGAGACACACACCACCAGCACAGAGGCCCCGATAAGGCCGGCGACCACTGGTGACACGTCTGAAAGTGGAGACCAGAGATGTGTCAAGGCGGCTGGACCTCGGCCTCTGCCAGAGCACCCCTGCTTAGGGCCTCCGGCTGGGGCCGAGCTAATCTGCAACCCAGCCTTCTTCAAAGCAAAACTTGCTCATCTAGGCTTAGGAACGTCTCCCCTCTCTTAGAGATGCCCTCACCCATCCCTCCAACCAATCCGTGGCTCTTTCTTCCCACCAACCTGGATGAAATACTTACCTTGTCTAGAAAGCCTCCCCTGCAGTGCCCCACCTGACTGCCTGTTCTTTTCTCGGCCTTGCCTCTCCACTTATGGACTTGGTTTGCTCACATGGATTTGTGTTTCACATAAAGTGGCCCCGTAAGTGTTATAGGTCACCCTTCTACGTAGGAGCCATTCACCTCAACTGTTCCACAAGGGCATGAGCTGTGTCTGGTTTCAGGAGGATATTCCACAGCATCCAGCACAGGGTTTGCCACAGTGGGTTTGTGTGGGCTGACTGATAGGTAGGGTGGAAGGATGTGGAATTGACTTTGGATGGGTTTGGTAGGGTGCCCAGGGGTGATAAAAGTAGGTGAGGGGTAAGAAGTAGAACTGTGGGCCTAAGTCCTTTTGAAATATGTTTCAAATTTCAGCTCCCAGGCATTTAAAATACttgtattttaatgtaaaatacaaatatttaaaaataaaacacaaatattttaaataggaaGAAATAGGGACCATGAAACATGTCAGACCTTGTCACCTTCTTAGTAAGGTCTTTCCTGACCaacctatttaaaaatgtaacctTTTCCACCCTTGAGACCTATACTTCTGGCCCTGCTTAATTTTCTCCATATGACATGACATGAGTTCTCtatttcacaaacacacacacacgcatgcacacatatacaaacactcacatataattgtattagttattgTCTATCTTCACTAGAATATAAGTTTCCTAAGGACAGGGCTCTTGTCtgtttgtgtgctgtgctcagtcactcagccatgtccaacactttgtgaccccgcaGACTatacccgccaggcttctctgtccatggaattctccaggcaagaatactggagtgggttcccctgcccttctccaaggcatcttcccaatcttctaggattgaacccagtcttctgaattgcaggcagattctttaccttttgagccaccaggggagccttttgtttgtttagttccTGTCTATATCCCCAGCACTAAAAACACCCAGCAGGTACTTAATATTTGTTAGGTAAACAAATAACTAAAgagaaacaggttttttttttttcttcccttctctagTCTTGTCTTTTCCTGCACAAATTGGGCCTCTGACTTAGATAATTAGGTTTTGGGATTTATTTTCCCTTAAATGCACTGAAGCTAAATTGGGTTTAGGCCTTAAAGATCTAGATAAGGCCTATAGTTATCCATACTACGCATTAGGGTAAGTCTCAAGTAGGGCAGGGGGAACTAAGGAAATAAATGTGATTCTTGCATATTCTAGATTTTTCCTAGAACATCCTTCAATCAGGCATATGCCTGGCCTGCTGCCTCACTCACTGCAGGCTTTCATTCAAACCTCATCAGAAAACATTTCCTGTTTGTTCCAAGGAAGATAGTATCCCCACTACTCTGATTGATTTCTCTTTGTAGCACTTACTACCTctggtatatatttatttgtcagTCTTCTCTTACTAGGTAATTTAATAAGACCAGTGACTGgctattttgttcactgctacaTTCCCAGGTCCTAGAACCATGTGGCGCATAGTAAGTGTTCAGTGAACAAATGAGTTAGTGAATTCAAAACAGCTTCCCctttaggagcttgggattaacagataacaaactactatttaaaaaatagataaacagcaaggttctactgtataccacaggaaactatattcattatcctgtaataaaccataatgaaaaaaaattatatatacacatatatataattagatTATTGCTGTacataagaaactaatacaacattataaatcaatgcTACAtcaataaaaaacttttaaaaacccaGTTTCCACAGATTGGAGAAAGAGGATGAGGTCAATATGACTACATATAACAGGGATAAATGTAAAATTCTATTTAGCCTTCAAAACCTATTGATAGGAAATAGGAGACCTTACTTGATAAATCTGAGTAAAACTAACTTAGTAGTTTAAGTGATCACAAGCTTGGAGTATACCTAGGCTGCCTTATACTATCAGTGTGATGTCTAAATCAGAGGGGCAGTATAATTTCATCTGCTCTGGTCATGACACACATGAAGTGCTCTCTCTATTTCTGACaagaataaaaatttatgttttttgtgTGCCAGTATGATacctgtgccagacactgtattAGAGCTTCCTCAATTTGACTCAAATAACTCACTGAATAGGTACCATTAATAGCCCAATTTTACAATTGAGGAAGCTGGGGACTCAAATCTTCCCTAGATCACAAAGAAGCAAATGACAGTGATGAGATTTAAACCCTGGTCTATCTGACACCAGAATGTGTCTATATTATGGATAAGCAGGATAGAAGAGGACCTAGAAACCATATTAAATGAGAAGAAACTGAAGGAGCTGAAGGGTCTGGGAATAACAACTTTCTTTAATTACTGAAGGTACTTTGCTGGAAGAAGGTCTCATCTGATTTTACTTTGGAGGGCAGGTCTAATACCAGTGCATACAGGCTACAAGAAGACAGATAAATTCAAAGAACTGAATTATTGTTAGAACTGCCTCTCGATGGCCCAGATTGCTTCCGGAGGCAGTGAATCTCTGAAGACTTTCAGAGACTGGATCACCTTCGTCAGATATATTATTCTAAAAGGAATTTCCTTAACAAGGATTGGaattaacatctctgaaattctTTCTGCCTCAAACATTCAAAGTTCTATGAATGTTGGGACCAGGTAAGAAAAGAAGTGgttacattttgaaataatacACATGAGGAGTAATGCCATTTCACAAAGTATATCAAGGTGACTGTGTCCATGGCCATGCTGAATAATAACAgcatttattttcagaatatcAGGTGAAATAAAAACTGTTAGGGAGAGGTTTCACATAATGGGAGCAGCCTTGGCTGTAAGCTCCTTGAGACCAGGTGGAAATTATAGCCTGTTTACCTTTGAAttcccgagtctcttgcatcgaacaggagctcagtaaatatttgcttgaACAATTGATTGGGTTCAACTGTAAATCAGAATGGGCACAATCTGAAAAATTGGCTCTGCATTCACCTATGAGAGATTTTCCTGAAAACTGTTTGCTACTGATTCGTAACACTGAATATTATCTCTCcaagaagagaaaggcaagaaaCTACCAGGACAAGTATATTTTTGAGAATGATTTGAAAGGGAGCCTAAAGGTCAGGTTGAGAGACATCTGAGTGATCCTTTGGCTCTACCATAAATTTACTGTGTGATCTTGCGAGATCCCACTGCTGCGCACTATGCCTCAACTTTTACTGCTAGAAAGCAGTGGATCAGTAAAAGAGAAGATGAAGGATGCTTATCTTTCaggagggtggagaaggaaaaagatgaatgggtagatagcatcacccactcaatggacatgaatctgagcaaactccaggagacagcaaaggatgaggaagcctggcatgctacagtccacagggtagcaaagaattggacatgacttagtgactgagaaaCAGCAACACGCTTCCACCTTGTTTCCCACTTTCGCTTTACGTTCTTCTTCATTTTAGTATTTGTTAATCCCTACGTCTCTCCCCCACACCCACGGCAGCAAActagaaaaatcagaaatgttGAAACTCAGGACCCTCTGTCTAGTTTCAGTCAAAGGCTTAGTGGGAAAAGTAAGTTAGAACTAAAAGCTGAAGTGAGTGTTTTCAAGTAGCTGTAAATTGCAGTGACCCATGCTGCTTGCTCCTTTTGTCCTCCGAGGTCACAGATAATTGAGTGTTGGCTTGGTGTATCTCACAAGGGCTATGGAGTTTGAAATGAAGTACTCTATGAGATGTGAAAAAAGTCAGAAGTTCTACAGGGAGTTCTCGGTGGAGACCTTCCATATGGATTTGAAGATCTATAAGACACATCTGGGTTTGTTCAGCTCTCTCAGCCTCTGACCAGACATGCTTATTGACATTTCCTTTGCAAAAATAGCCTTTCCTGGTCAAGTAGGCCAGTGTGATACAGTGAAATAAGAATGAATTTTGGCATCAATGGGAAATTGGTGTAAATCCTAACACTAGCCTAACTAGTTTGACTTTATCTcccttagcctcagtttcctcatctagcaaatatatatatatatataaaataatgaatacacTGGAGGGTATTTATAAGTCTTTTAGTATGTAAAAGGctgatatttcttttcttttgttcagtaATATTTCCTCTAAATGACATCACTATATTATGCTCTACAACATCTAACTTTCCAAGGAATCTGgaactgcaattagagaaaagaatATAATGGAAAGGAGgcataagaagaaaaagaaagaacaagaagaaaatcACGGAGTACTCCTGTAATCAGAAAAGGGACATCAATTTTGGAAATTTAGGACTCaaataataaaaaggcagaagatgaagtgtaagaaaaatataatcaagATTTATCCTTGGGGAATCAGTGTGAACCAGTAGTAAATGGGTGTGATCTGTTGTCTGTATACTTTCTCTGACCTGATATTCTTCCTGACATTGAAGGGATAGAGCAGGCTGGGTTTTGTTAATTTCCATAAACCTTCTAGTAGGGAGTGAGAAAAGCCATTTCCTAGTTGGATTGTGACCCCACCCTAAACACTGGAGTCTGGATGCTCAAACCTGGATTATCTGAGGCAGAATCTCTTAAGGGAAATGAAGGAACCCTAGGCTGACAGCAACTCTCACCTACTTCTCCCATCCAAACTGGGATAGGACTGAGGCAGAAGCAGGgcaattcatttttctttggggGGCAGGAAAACAGCACAGGAAGTTTGCTATCTCAGCACATTTTACAGGAATCCCCCAGAGGAAAAACGTGCATCTCGAGCTTTTCTTTATCATCTGCTTCCTTATTTTCCACCCCACTCTCTGGCTCCAGGGAGTGTAACTGATCTTGGAGCCTGTAGGGTTGGGTCTGGGACCAGCCGCTCCGAGATGACGTAATGCTTTCTCTGGTACACAAAGCGGCCTCCCCCGGGCTCGGCCTTTTGCGCCCCTCCCACTCTGGCCCGGATCAGGCCCCCGCCAGCACCAGCGCGGGTGAGTCCCCCTTTTTGAAAAGCCGGCCCAGGGAAACAGGGAACAAAGGCCTGAGAAGAAGAGCCTAGGCGCTGCCAGGAGGCCCAGAAATAGACATCACGTCATCCCCCAACCCAGCAGCGCCAAGCGCCATTTGGTAGCATCGGACGGACCCCACCATTACGATGCAGAATAGACATGGCAGGGCTCACGTTTCCTCCCGGCCCCAGCATCCAGCTGACCGGCTTCAGGAGTGGCTTCCTTTTTGctccccacccccgcaccccTCTTTCCCCAGAGGCCGCCGCCTCCCCTGGCTGCCTGCCACACAGCCCACAGTCTCCAAGCTGCCATCTTGATGCCCCATCCCccttgccacctccctcccccgcaGCCCTGAGgagtgggagggggaggaaggggcacCGCCCTGCGTGCCCCAAGGGGGAGGGCTCGGCCTACCTCGCCTCTCCTCCCCTCGAAGGAGGGGTTCACGTCCTTCGCAGGCTCTCGGTTTCTCACCTCCAGCGGTACTGACAGTGCACCATACGAGGTTTTCGCATCCTGGACGTCCCCACCCTTGCTGTGACTCTGGCCTTCTCGGCCCCTGCAGCCCGTAGCTCAGGTTCGGACGCTGTCCACTGCCCGCAATACCACCACCTTAGGCCCGATTCTACCCACCACCACAGGCCCGAATCTCCAGGGGCTGGCACTTGAAGGCCTTGATCTGGGCTTCACGCTCTGCCCAGCCGCGGAGCTCCCTTGGCTTGGCAACGGTTTCACCTACCCCAGGCTTAGTTTGCCAGATTTTTACTTACCAAAGCTAGGTCGGATGTTGGTGATCTCAGCCATGTCGTAATCAGAGGCTATTGCTATAAATGCTTTTGCAGTGGTCGATCAGACAAGTCTGGGACCTCCGGTAAGTACCGGAGGCCGCCGCTGCAGAGCACTAGGTCAGGGGAGGGGGAAGGTATCTGGTGGATGCCTCCTGCGACGGTCTGGTCCCTGGTTGACAGCTGCGGTCGCCTCTTAAGATGCTCCAGGGATGCTCTGAGCTAAGGATGCAGGTGCAGCCAGACTGGTCCTGATGCGAGGTAGGCCCCGCCTTCCTCCGAACGGCCCTCGGCAGAAGACTCCGCCTCTGTCCGAAAAGTTCCGGAAGGCAAGCCCCGCCCCTTTCCGGAAGATCCGTGGGAGGGGACCCCTCTCGCTGCCAAATTTTCAAGAGAATGAGACCCCGCCCACTGATGGGCTTGTGGGTCTGTAAAGCGAAAACCCCGAGGCCTGACTAAGGAGAAGTTGTATGAGATTCTTTGGATCTTGTGATTCCGATTCCCTAGGCTTAATATAGCAGCAGAATGTTCTGGGCGACAGGGAGGTaggattttgaaaagataaaagtatatattatctGCTTTTCAGTATCAATTACCATTATTTTTATGCGTTTCTTAGACCACTAAAGATCATTATGGAAACTTTCTTAAACTTCAGAAGCTCTGATTGAAGACCAAACCTGGTGACGGCTGCACAACACTGAAAGTTTACTGAAAATAATTGAATTATATAAGTAAAAcctctttggtggctcagacggtaaagaatctgcctgcaacgcgggagacccagggaagagctgactcattggaaaagaccctgatgctgaggatgagatagttgatggcatcactgactcaaaggacatgagttagagcaaactcaggaatatagtgaaggacagagaagcctggcatgccgcagttcatggggtcgcaaagagtcgaatgacttagcaactgaagaacaacaataagTAGGATGGATTCTGTGATGTGTAAAttgaagcttttttctttttaaagactaatGAAAGTTGCCAATAATTAATCGGTGTTGGCTATTTCTCTTCTAAAAGCTTCAGATGCTTAGAACAGCTTAGATGAGAGAGAGATAGCAAACCAACAGGTCTGTGTATTGTGTAGTTTCAAAAAGCAGGACACAAATGAAAAGCCAAGCTTCTAGAGACATCTTTGGAATGCAAGAGTTAGTGTGATTCACATTAGAGTCAGATTGCTGGCGGTTATCTCCATGATTACATCAACGTCACCATTTTGAGCTGCAGATTCTTTTATTTTGCAGATTCTGTTTACAGACAGAATCAAGtcaaataaattacttaaatatataaatgttggtGGTTCACCTGTAAAGTGAGAGTGTTGAATGTACTTTTCTAGTTTTGACCTTCTGTCTttctaggaaagagaaaagaacatcGTTCTAGGAGTTATTCATCCATTCAAAACACATGTATTGAATTTATTGGCCTTCGACTATGCTTCATGCACCTTCCTGGACACCGGATTAATGCATTAGAAGCTAGAGTCAGGATACCTGATTCCACCTGATAGCTGTGTATCTTTGTAAAAATCACCTACCCAGCTGAGCCTAAA
Proteins encoded in this region:
- the SYT11 gene encoding synaptotagmin-11 isoform X3; protein product: MLKGISIYPETLSNKKKIIKVRRDKDGPGREGGRGNLLVDAAEAGLLGQDKSPKGPSSGSCVDQLPIKVDYGEELRSPIASLTPGESKTTSPSSPEEDVMLGSLTFSVDYNFPKKALVVTIQEAHGLPVMDDQTQGSDPYIKMTILPDKRHRVKTRVLRKTLDPVFDETFTFYGIPYSQLQDLVLHFLVLSFDRFSRDDVIGEVMVPLAGVDPSTGKVQLTRDIIKRNIQKCISRGELQVSLSYQPVAQRMTVVVLKARHLPKMDITGLSGNPYVKVNVYYGRKRIAKKKTHVKKCTLNPVFNESFIYDIPTDLLPDISIEFLVIDFDRTTKNEVVGRLILGAHSVTAGGAEHWREVCESPRKPVAKWHSLSEY
- the SYT11 gene encoding synaptotagmin-11 isoform X1 — translated: MAEITNIRPSFDVSPVVAGLIGASVLVVCVSVTVFVWTCCHQQAEKKHKNPPYKFIHMLKGISIYPETLSNKKKIIKVRRDKDGPGREGGRGNLLVDAAEAGLLGQDKSPKGPSSGSCVDQLPIKVDYGEELRSPIASLTPGESKTTSPSSPEEDVMLGSLTFSVDYNFPKKALVVTIQEAHGLPVMDDQTQGSDPYIKMTILPDKRHRVKTRVLRKTLDPVFDETFTFYGIPYSQLQDLVLHFLVLSFDRFSRDDVIGEVMVPLAGVDPSTGKVQLTRDIIKRNIQKCISRGELQVSLSYQPVAQRMTVVVLKARHLPKMDITGLSGNPYVKVNVYYGRKRIAKKKTHVKKCTLNPVFNESFIYDIPTDLLPDISIEFLVIDFDRTTKNEVVGRLILGAHSVTAGGAEHWREVCESPRKPVAKWHSLSEY
- the SYT11 gene encoding synaptotagmin-11 isoform X2; the protein is MAEITNIRPSFDVSPVVAGLIGASVLVVCVSVTVFVWTCCHQQAEKKHKNPPYKFIHMLKGISIYPETLSNKKKIIKVRRDKDGPGREGGRGNLLVDAAEAGLLGQDKSPKGPSSGSCVDQLPIKVDYGEELRSPIASLTPGESKTTSPSSPEEDVMLGSLTFSVDYNFPKKALVVTIQEAHGLPVMDDQTQGSDPYIKMTILPDKRHRVKTRVLRKTLDPVFDETFTFYGIPYSQLQDLVLHFLVLSFDRFSRDDVIGEVMVPLAGVDPSTGKVQLTRDIIKRNIQKCISRGELQVSLSYQPVAQRMTVVVLKARHLPKMDITGLSDPYVKVNVYYGRKRIAKKKTHVKKCTLNPVFNESFIYDIPTDLLPDISIEFLVIDFDRTTKNEVVGRLILGAHSVTAGGAEHWREVCESPRKPVAKWHSLSEY